In Candidatus Baltobacteraceae bacterium, the genomic window CGATCTCGCGATCGCGTTAACCACGAGCGGGCGCGGCCCGTTTCTGCTGGCGTTTAGCGTCGTTGCCTGCGTCGCGTTTGCGGTCGCGCGCGAGAGCGTGCTCGTGCCCGTCGGCGTCATCGTTTCGCAGACGCTCTCGCAGGGCGTCGTCGAACTCATCAAGCATCGATTTCATCGCATCCGGCCCGATAATTGGATCGCCGGGCGCGAACTGGGCTACTCGTTCCCGAGCGGGCACGCGACCACGTCGGTCGTGTTTTACGGTGC contains:
- a CDS encoding phosphatase PAP2 family protein; its protein translation is DLAIALTTSGRGPFLLAFSVVACVAFAVARESVLVPVGVIVSQTLSQGVVELIKHRFHRIRPDNWIAGRELGYSFPSGHATTSVVFYGAWLTLAVIAPIPTPLRIALVALLLCWMLGIDWSRLALAAHYATDIVGGTLFGLGWLFATWAVFTHLHLLTHAPTLAR